One genomic window of Aquipuribacter hungaricus includes the following:
- a CDS encoding Bax inhibitor-1/YccA family protein: MRSSNPAFARNEAFARTGRAGFDITTPSADQLDQQYGLPSPVRDRAMTLEDVVTRTGILFAVLLATAVPLFFGMTTGALAFGTGLLLTFAGAIVGLVLALVVSFSKSVKPGLMLAYAAFEGLFVGGISAFYTLNWGNGLVPQAVLGTLVAFGAMLVAYRTGVLRATARFRKILMIAAIGYLAIGLINLVAVLVFGTGSAFFDTGLLGVGLSLVGVTLASLFLVLDFDFIEQGIRNRLPQQFAWSAAFGLMVTLVWLYLEILRLLAVLRGNN, translated from the coding sequence ATGCGCAGCAGCAACCCCGCCTTCGCGCGGAACGAGGCGTTCGCCCGGACCGGGCGTGCAGGCTTCGACATCACGACGCCGTCGGCCGACCAGCTGGACCAGCAGTACGGCCTGCCGTCGCCGGTCCGCGACCGCGCCATGACCCTCGAGGACGTCGTCACCCGGACGGGGATCCTCTTCGCCGTCCTGCTGGCGACCGCGGTCCCGCTGTTCTTCGGCATGACGACCGGCGCCCTGGCGTTCGGCACCGGCCTGCTGCTCACGTTCGCGGGCGCGATCGTCGGCCTGGTCCTGGCCCTGGTGGTCTCGTTCTCCAAGAGCGTCAAGCCCGGCCTCATGCTCGCCTACGCGGCCTTCGAGGGCCTGTTCGTCGGTGGCATCAGCGCGTTCTACACGCTCAACTGGGGCAACGGCCTGGTCCCCCAGGCGGTCCTCGGCACCCTGGTCGCCTTCGGCGCCATGCTCGTCGCGTACCGCACCGGCGTCCTGCGGGCCACCGCCCGGTTCCGCAAGATCCTCATGATCGCCGCGATCGGCTACCTGGCGATCGGGCTCATCAACCTCGTCGCGGTCCTCGTCTTCGGCACCGGCTCGGCGTTCTTCGACACCGGCCTGCTCGGCGTCGGGCTCTCCCTGGTCGGCGTGACCCTGGCCTCGCTGTTCCTGGTCCTGGACTTCGACTTCATCGAGCAGGGCATCCGCAACCGGCTGCCCCAGCAGTTCGCCTGGTCCGCCGCCTTCGGCCTCATGGTCACGCTGGTCTGGCTGTACCTGGAGATCCTGCGCCTGCTCGCCGTCCTGCGCGGCAACAACTGA
- a CDS encoding uracil-DNA glycosylase — MERGPLSTGTGPSADPGAGASVGPSAGSNIGPSAGTTTGQPAVPVAGALAELAEQVSGCRACPRLVAWREEVARTRRASYATQEYWGRPVPGFGDPEAELLVLGLAPAAHGANRTGRVFTGDRSGDFLFAAMHRVGLANQAHSESVDDGLRLHRTWVSASVRCAPPANRPTPQERDTCAPWLDREIDLLAPLLRSVVVLGGFGWGVGMTALARAGWVVPAPKPVFGHGAEVVLQPRGPSRRPLRVLGSYHVSQQNTFTGRLTPAMLDDVLRRAVED; from the coding sequence GTGGAGCGCGGTCCGCTGAGCACCGGCACCGGTCCCTCCGCCGATCCGGGCGCTGGTGCGTCGGTCGGTCCGTCCGCCGGCAGCAACATCGGTCCGTCCGCCGGCACCACCACCGGTCAGCCCGCCGTCCCGGTCGCGGGCGCCCTCGCCGAGCTCGCCGAGCAGGTGTCCGGCTGCCGCGCCTGCCCGCGGCTGGTCGCCTGGCGCGAGGAGGTCGCCCGCACCCGCCGCGCGTCCTACGCGACCCAGGAGTACTGGGGCCGCCCGGTGCCCGGCTTCGGCGACCCGGAGGCCGAGCTCCTCGTGCTCGGGCTCGCGCCCGCCGCGCACGGGGCGAACCGGACCGGGCGGGTCTTCACCGGCGACCGGTCGGGCGACTTCCTGTTCGCCGCGATGCACCGGGTGGGCCTGGCCAACCAGGCGCACAGCGAGTCCGTCGACGACGGCCTGCGCCTGCACCGGACCTGGGTGAGCGCGTCGGTCCGCTGCGCCCCGCCCGCCAACCGTCCGACGCCGCAGGAGCGCGACACCTGCGCGCCGTGGCTGGACCGCGAGATCGACCTGCTCGCGCCCCTGCTGCGCAGCGTCGTCGTGCTCGGCGGCTTCGGCTGGGGTGTGGGGATGACGGCGCTGGCCCGGGCGGGCTGGGTCGTGCCCGCCCCCAAGCCGGTCTTCGGTCACGGCGCCGAGGTGGTGCTGCAGCCGCGGGGCCCCTCGCGCCGGCCGCTGCGCGTGCTGGGCAGCTACCACGTGAGCCAGCAGAACACCTTCACCGGCCGGCTCACCCCGGCCATGCTCGACGACGTCCTTCGGCGGGCCGTGGAGGACTGA
- a CDS encoding exopolyphosphatase → MPRAAAVDCGTNSVRLLVTDLDPATGAQVDLDRQMRVVRLGEGVDATGRLSDAALARTFAAVEDYARTVADLGAERVRFVATSASRDAENAADFVAGVRERLGVEPEVVAGGEEAELSFLGATRELAGVVPGPYCVVDIGGGSTEVVVGDVVDGVPTVTASRSVDVGCVRMTERHLLADPPTEAQVEAARAAVEAALDEVERTVDLTSVRTLVGLAGSVTTVAGEALGLEAYDSARIHGSVHTVEDLLEAGERLLRATRGERAGRGFMHPGRVDVIGAGALVWQCVLRRVRLRAGVQEARVSEHDILDGIAWSAVR, encoded by the coding sequence ACCTCGACCGCCAGATGCGCGTCGTCCGGCTCGGGGAGGGGGTCGACGCCACCGGGCGGCTGTCCGACGCCGCCCTGGCCCGCACCTTCGCCGCCGTCGAGGACTACGCCCGGACGGTGGCCGACCTGGGCGCGGAGCGGGTGCGGTTCGTCGCCACGAGCGCCAGCCGCGACGCCGAGAACGCCGCGGACTTCGTCGCGGGGGTGCGCGAGCGGCTCGGCGTGGAGCCCGAGGTCGTCGCGGGCGGCGAGGAGGCGGAGCTGTCGTTCCTCGGCGCCACCCGCGAGCTCGCCGGCGTCGTGCCCGGGCCGTACTGCGTCGTCGACATCGGCGGCGGCTCGACGGAGGTCGTCGTGGGCGACGTCGTCGACGGGGTGCCCACGGTGACGGCGTCCCGCTCCGTCGACGTCGGCTGCGTCCGGATGACCGAGCGGCACCTGCTCGCCGACCCGCCCACCGAGGCGCAGGTCGAGGCCGCCCGGGCCGCCGTCGAGGCCGCGCTGGACGAGGTGGAGCGCACGGTCGACCTCACCTCGGTGCGCACCCTCGTCGGTCTGGCCGGGTCGGTGACGACCGTCGCGGGGGAGGCGCTCGGGCTCGAGGCGTACGACAGCGCGCGCATCCACGGCAGCGTCCACACCGTCGAGGACCTGCTCGAGGCTGGCGAGCGGCTGCTCCGGGCGACCCGCGGGGAGCGCGCCGGCCGCGGGTTCATGCACCCCGGCCGGGTCGACGTCATCGGCGCGGGCGCGCTGGTCTGGCAGTGCGTGCTCCGGCGGGTCCGGCTGCGCGCGGGCGTGCAGGAGGCCCGGGTGTCCGAGCACGACATCCTCGACGGCATCGCGTGGAGCGCGGTCCGCTGA